One part of the Sorangiineae bacterium MSr11954 genome encodes these proteins:
- a CDS encoding tetratricopeptide repeat protein, with protein sequence MGTYAGAQPRSGPPGRPVAPAATSHVPAAAPGTLAAALQAATATDYPRAEKELLAIRGADQPAAQIALARIMLEQGRFGDAERYAQQAAQNAAQRALATSVRAEVLFATGKVADAIKLLQPLKTEKGAGARRGKLLLGEYLIASGRRSDADEPLMAIIQEYNDNTIGDRDAEGLASVARAAYLLRSPKDANNAFNESERVDKKNVTTLLWRAEVFLDKYNPGDAEQVVKEALAISPKRADALVAMARVKLEQTLDFESAEQLVKDALAVHPKHVGAYAVRAGLALHDMDLVGAESAIAAGMQINPNDLELWSLRAAAKFLGDDRTGYEAAKREAFARNKEFSRLYAIVGDYAEWEHRYDDIVTMMKEATKIDPQDEKAWAQLGLTLLRSGDETGGLDALKKAWAKDRYNVRVFNTLNLYEQTIPNTYDNTQLGIFKIRYSKEERPVLERYVPRLLGEAWGSMKARYGFVPTNPVGVELYGTREQFSVRTSGLPNIGIQGVCFGRVVAAMSPRSEPFNWGTVVWHELGHVFAIQLSKNHVPRWFTEGLSEYETIARRPEWKRELDPELYLAIQRGSLPGAVDMNRAFTHAEGASDVTVAYYAASQMLVFTVERFGMASVVRALKLWGEGARTADVIQRAFGVSAAEYDRSFREWSLGRMVRYKTQFLFDDHPKPLEDAKAAVAKAPQDASAHTELALAYTHARKVDEAKQELESALKLDKDHKKAHYLFAKLAKKEPEVALAHLQAVQRAGGDGFYVQMALADIAEAKKDKAAYRNALESAFHYDPSQSEPLKGLFDLAHEEKREADELEILRQLAPLEQHDRKIWRMLLERLVAAKRWDEARAVGESAIFIDVEHPLTHIAYARALSNSGDRNKAIFELESALASSPPAKEKATAHALLAIEYVALKNVPEARKHLTEAQRLDPDNADAKAVKIP encoded by the coding sequence ATGGGCACGTATGCAGGTGCTCAGCCGCGTTCGGGGCCGCCGGGACGGCCGGTCGCGCCGGCGGCGACGAGCCATGTGCCGGCGGCGGCGCCGGGGACGTTGGCGGCGGCGCTTCAAGCCGCGACGGCGACGGATTATCCGCGGGCGGAGAAGGAGCTTTTGGCCATTCGCGGCGCCGATCAACCGGCCGCGCAGATCGCGCTCGCGCGCATCATGCTCGAGCAAGGACGGTTCGGCGATGCCGAGAGGTATGCGCAACAGGCGGCCCAGAACGCGGCGCAGCGCGCGCTCGCGACCTCGGTGCGCGCGGAGGTCCTCTTTGCGACGGGCAAGGTGGCGGACGCCATCAAATTGCTGCAGCCCCTCAAGACCGAAAAGGGCGCGGGCGCGCGACGCGGGAAGCTGCTCCTCGGTGAATACCTGATCGCGAGCGGGCGGAGGAGCGATGCCGACGAGCCGCTCATGGCCATCATTCAGGAGTACAACGACAATACCATCGGCGATCGCGACGCCGAGGGCCTGGCGAGCGTGGCGCGTGCGGCCTATTTGCTGCGCAGCCCCAAGGACGCCAACAACGCCTTCAACGAGAGCGAGCGGGTCGACAAGAAGAATGTCACCACCTTGCTCTGGCGCGCCGAGGTCTTTCTCGACAAATACAATCCGGGCGACGCCGAGCAAGTCGTCAAAGAGGCGCTGGCCATCAGCCCCAAGCGCGCCGACGCCCTGGTGGCCATGGCCCGGGTCAAGCTCGAACAAACCCTCGACTTCGAGAGCGCCGAGCAGCTCGTCAAAGATGCCCTGGCCGTCCATCCCAAGCACGTGGGCGCCTACGCCGTGCGCGCAGGGCTGGCCTTGCACGACATGGACCTGGTGGGCGCGGAGTCGGCCATCGCGGCTGGCATGCAGATCAACCCCAACGATCTGGAGCTCTGGAGCCTGCGGGCGGCGGCCAAATTCCTCGGCGACGACCGCACCGGCTACGAGGCGGCCAAGCGCGAGGCGTTCGCGCGCAACAAGGAGTTCTCGCGCCTCTACGCCATCGTGGGCGACTACGCCGAGTGGGAGCATCGCTACGACGACATCGTCACCATGATGAAGGAGGCGACGAAGATCGATCCCCAGGACGAGAAAGCTTGGGCCCAGCTCGGCCTCACCCTCCTGCGCAGCGGCGATGAAACGGGCGGGCTCGATGCGCTGAAAAAGGCATGGGCCAAGGACCGTTACAACGTCCGCGTCTTCAATACGCTCAATTTGTACGAGCAGACGATCCCCAATACGTACGACAACACGCAGCTCGGCATTTTCAAGATTCGGTATTCCAAAGAAGAGCGCCCCGTCCTCGAGCGCTACGTGCCGCGGTTGCTCGGCGAAGCGTGGGGATCCATGAAGGCGCGCTACGGGTTCGTGCCCACCAACCCCGTGGGGGTCGAGCTCTATGGCACGCGCGAACAGTTCAGCGTGCGCACCAGCGGACTGCCCAACATCGGCATCCAGGGCGTTTGTTTCGGCCGGGTGGTGGCGGCCATGAGCCCGCGCAGCGAGCCATTCAACTGGGGTACGGTGGTGTGGCACGAGCTGGGGCACGTCTTTGCCATCCAGCTCTCGAAGAACCACGTCCCCCGGTGGTTCACCGAAGGGTTGAGCGAGTACGAGACCATCGCGCGAAGGCCCGAGTGGAAGCGCGAGCTCGATCCCGAGCTCTATCTGGCCATTCAACGCGGCTCGCTCCCGGGCGCCGTCGACATGAACCGCGCATTCACCCACGCCGAGGGCGCATCCGACGTGACGGTGGCGTACTACGCCGCGAGCCAGATGCTCGTCTTCACGGTGGAGCGCTTCGGCATGGCGAGCGTGGTGCGCGCGCTCAAACTCTGGGGCGAGGGCGCCCGCACGGCCGACGTCATTCAACGCGCGTTCGGCGTCTCCGCCGCGGAGTACGATCGAAGCTTCCGCGAGTGGTCGCTCGGGCGCATGGTGCGCTACAAAACCCAGTTCCTCTTCGACGATCATCCCAAGCCGCTCGAAGACGCCAAGGCGGCCGTCGCCAAGGCTCCGCAAGACGCCTCCGCCCACACAGAGCTCGCGCTGGCGTACACGCACGCACGCAAAGTGGATGAGGCCAAGCAGGAGCTCGAGAGCGCGCTCAAGCTCGATAAGGATCACAAGAAAGCGCACTATCTCTTCGCCAAGCTCGCCAAGAAAGAACCCGAGGTTGCCTTAGCGCATCTTCAAGCCGTTCAGCGCGCCGGTGGCGATGGGTTCTATGTGCAAATGGCGCTCGCCGATATCGCAGAGGCAAAGAAGGACAAGGCCGCTTATCGAAACGCACTGGAGAGCGCCTTTCACTACGATCCGAGCCAGTCGGAGCCGCTGAAGGGGCTGTTCGATCTCGCGCACGAAGAGAAGCGCGAGGCCGATGAGCTGGAGATTTTGCGCCAATTGGCACCGCTCGAACAGCACGATCGCAAAATTTGGCGCATGCTTCTCGAACGCCTGGTCGCGGCGAAGCGGTGGGACGAAGCCCGTGCGGTCGGCGAATCGGCTATCTTCATCGACGTCGAGCACCCCCTTACCCACATTGCGTACGCCCGCGCACTCTCCAATTCAGGCGATCGGAACAAAGCGATTTTCGAGCTGGAAAGTGCGCTCGCCAGCTCGCCTCCGGCCAAGGAAAAGGCGACGGCGCATGCGCTTCTCGCGATCGAATACGTGGCGCTCAAGAACGTCCCGGAAGCGCGTAAGCATCTAACGGAGGCACAAAGACTCGACCCCGACAATGCCGACGCAAAAGCCGTGAAGATTCCTTAG
- a CDS encoding long-chain fatty acid--CoA ligase codes for MLTGRMMDFPLTVTHLLERVRTFFPGVQVVSRRGDRSLERRTYKDIYTRGVRLAAALAKLGVGPGDRVATLCWNHGEHLEAYLAVPAMGAVLHTLNLRLAPSEIGYIANHAKDRVLLVDKSLLPLYAKFRADVPSLEHVFVLDGKEEGLGHYESLIANSDPSGFTFPKLDENTAAMLCYTSGTTGKAKGVLYSHRSTVLHALVACMRDNLGIGEDDVVLPVVPMFHAAAWGLPYEAAATGAKLVFPGPHLDPESILDLIERERVTFAGGVPTIWIGILDRLDRERGRWDLSSLRRMIVGGAAAPPAMIDGFAKRHGIEVIHAWGMTEMNPLGTLARVKAGMGTISEQRHLAYRSSQGYPVVFVEQRHVSDDGAVLPWDNASMGELEVRGPWVASTYFGDEGADRFTNDGWFKTGDVVTICPEGYVRICDRSKDVIKSGGEWISSVALESALMAHPAVLEAAVFAATHPKWSERPVAAVVFREGMRASEDELATHLAATFPKYWLPDAYVVLPQIPRTSTGKFLKTKLRDDFGSILEKQEERLTAPP; via the coding sequence ATGTTGACCGGTCGCATGATGGATTTCCCTTTGACGGTGACGCACCTCCTCGAGCGTGTGCGAACCTTTTTCCCGGGCGTACAAGTCGTGAGCCGCCGCGGGGATCGTTCGCTCGAGCGGCGCACGTACAAAGACATCTACACGCGAGGCGTGCGCCTCGCGGCCGCGCTGGCGAAGCTCGGCGTGGGGCCAGGTGATCGCGTGGCGACGCTCTGCTGGAACCACGGAGAACACCTCGAGGCGTATTTGGCAGTGCCGGCCATGGGGGCGGTACTGCACACGTTAAATTTGCGGCTCGCACCATCCGAGATTGGGTACATCGCCAATCACGCGAAGGACCGCGTTCTCCTGGTCGACAAGTCGCTCCTCCCGCTCTATGCGAAGTTCAGGGCCGACGTCCCCTCCCTCGAGCACGTCTTCGTGCTCGACGGCAAGGAGGAGGGCCTAGGCCACTACGAGTCGCTCATCGCCAACTCCGATCCCTCGGGCTTCACATTTCCAAAGCTCGACGAGAACACGGCGGCGATGCTCTGTTACACCTCGGGCACCACGGGGAAAGCAAAAGGTGTACTCTACAGCCATCGCTCCACCGTGCTGCACGCGCTCGTGGCGTGCATGCGGGACAACCTGGGCATCGGCGAGGACGACGTGGTGTTGCCGGTGGTGCCGATGTTCCACGCGGCCGCGTGGGGGCTACCGTACGAGGCGGCGGCGACGGGGGCCAAATTGGTCTTCCCCGGTCCCCATTTGGATCCGGAGTCGATCCTCGATTTGATCGAGCGCGAGCGGGTGACGTTCGCCGGTGGGGTCCCGACGATCTGGATCGGCATTCTGGATCGGCTGGATCGCGAGCGAGGCCGCTGGGATCTATCTTCGCTGCGCCGCATGATCGTGGGCGGAGCGGCGGCGCCGCCGGCGATGATCGACGGCTTCGCCAAGAGGCACGGCATCGAGGTGATCCACGCGTGGGGAATGACCGAGATGAACCCCCTCGGAACCTTGGCCCGGGTCAAAGCCGGAATGGGGACCATTTCGGAGCAGAGGCACCTCGCCTATCGGTCGTCGCAGGGCTACCCCGTGGTGTTCGTGGAGCAGCGGCACGTGAGCGACGACGGCGCCGTTCTGCCGTGGGACAACGCCAGCATGGGCGAGCTCGAGGTGCGCGGGCCTTGGGTCGCGTCGACCTATTTCGGCGACGAAGGGGCCGATCGCTTCACCAACGACGGATGGTTCAAGACCGGCGATGTGGTGACCATCTGCCCGGAAGGCTATGTGCGGATCTGCGATCGCTCGAAGGACGTCATCAAGTCGGGCGGTGAATGGATCAGCAGCGTGGCGCTGGAGAGCGCGCTGATGGCGCACCCTGCGGTGCTGGAAGCCGCCGTGTTCGCGGCGACGCACCCGAAGTGGAGCGAGCGTCCCGTCGCGGCCGTGGTGTTTCGTGAGGGGATGCGCGCGTCGGAGGACGAGCTGGCCACGCACCTGGCGGCGACCTTTCCCAAGTATTGGCTGCCGGACGCCTATGTGGTGCTGCCGCAAATTCCGCGAACGTCGACCGGGAAGTTCCTCAAGACGAAGCTGCGGGACGACTTCGGGTCCATCCTGGAGAAGCAGGAAGAGCGGCTGACGGCTCCTCCGTAA
- a CDS encoding HDIG domain-containing protein, with protein MPIATPQELQQLPPSADRAMDALSLAAFAAESSQTRHIVPATASDFEAAIKLDSVKVRGLLDRVVMGQDPELGLDVLLENGALAALFPEVEAMVGFGDGEWRHKDVWKHTKQVVRQAVPRLEVRWASLFHDIGKVKTRSITPDGKVHFFGHAEVGTRMFDRLDRRVQLFSPEPALKETVRFLILHHLRANQYESSWTDSAVRRFARELGAHLDDLICLAQADITTKRPEKKRRGLSQIAELAARIRTLAEEDAKVPPLPSGVGDAIMVAFALKPSRLIGEIKRGLEEAIASGEIPSHEVCEVYVEFVRLNKERFGIA; from the coding sequence ATGCCGATAGCCACCCCACAGGAACTGCAGCAACTGCCGCCCAGCGCCGATCGCGCGATGGACGCCCTCAGCCTCGCCGCCTTCGCCGCCGAGTCGAGCCAGACGAGGCATATCGTCCCGGCCACGGCGAGCGACTTCGAGGCGGCGATCAAGCTCGATAGCGTCAAGGTGCGCGGTCTGCTCGATCGGGTGGTCATGGGGCAGGATCCCGAGCTGGGGCTCGACGTGCTCCTCGAGAACGGGGCGCTGGCCGCGCTCTTTCCGGAGGTCGAGGCCATGGTCGGCTTCGGCGACGGCGAGTGGCGGCACAAGGACGTGTGGAAGCACACCAAGCAGGTGGTGCGCCAGGCGGTGCCGCGCCTCGAGGTGCGCTGGGCTTCGCTGTTTCACGACATCGGCAAGGTGAAGACGCGCTCCATCACCCCCGACGGCAAGGTCCACTTCTTCGGCCACGCCGAGGTGGGGACGCGCATGTTCGATCGCCTCGATCGCCGCGTGCAGCTCTTCTCGCCGGAGCCCGCGCTCAAGGAGACGGTGCGCTTTCTCATTCTGCATCACCTGCGCGCCAACCAGTACGAGTCCTCGTGGACCGACAGCGCCGTGCGCCGCTTTGCGCGCGAGCTCGGCGCCCACCTCGACGATCTCATTTGCCTGGCCCAAGCCGACATCACCACCAAGCGCCCGGAAAAGAAGCGCCGCGGGCTCTCGCAGATCGCCGAGCTCGCCGCGCGCATCCGCACCCTGGCCGAAGAAGACGCCAAGGTGCCGCCGCTCCCCTCCGGCGTGGGCGACGCCATCATGGTCGCATTCGCGCTCAAGCCGTCGCGCCTCATCGGCGAGATCAAGCGCGGCCTGGAGGAAGCCATCGCCTCCGGCGAAATTCCGTCGCACGAGGTCTGTGAGGTCTACGTGGAGTTCGTCCGCCTCAACAAAGAACGCTTCGGCATCGCGTAG
- a CDS encoding serine/threonine protein kinase — protein MNGAADEPYSVRNESPRAGPAESLLGTVISGRYRIERLLGEGGMGAVYQAEHTHMRKRLAVKVLHAEMSRLPEVVARFEREAMAAAHIDHPNVATATDFGKLEDGSFFLVLEYVEGKSLRDAIALGPLAVGRVMRILRQIAAALQRAHALGIVHRDLKPENVMLIDRDGEPDFVKVLDFGIAKVPVAELSRDEENKSGPAGQALTQLGMVYGTPEYMAPEQALGQNVTPSADIYALGVMTYEMLAGERPFDHESKVTLLGMHVTAPVPPFAQKAPGVVIPRDVEGVVFHMLEKEAAQRYKDAKDLLDALDAIWSASYGAIPSANPGSTAAHRASLVNAREALGSHPDAAPPPPYIASPLNEAVPTGLQRRVLPAALRENPRVLLFAGLGAMVLIGAIFLIAMLSGSHEKPGEANAADAASSEPAAAEPAGSRDPGLDAQVAAAMDLVDKGDAMMAIEKLTALEKEHPERADIHRVLQKAYTATRNHRDAMREAELWLDADITAIDDLKFDEDVRNAAVGRDRDVADHAFALLEKKMKSAGPDILYDIAYGPSSPQLRASADRAKSSLTKPSVRALASASLAVTLELRSATGCDRKRVLLPRAGSVGDARTAALLRTYNGTYGCGFLGVKSCAAYPCLVRDGALGRTIAEIEARGQAQP, from the coding sequence ATGAACGGCGCCGCAGACGAACCGTACTCGGTTCGCAACGAGAGCCCTCGTGCGGGCCCCGCCGAATCCCTGCTCGGCACGGTGATCAGTGGCCGCTACAGGATCGAGCGGCTCCTCGGCGAGGGCGGCATGGGGGCGGTCTACCAGGCCGAGCACACCCACATGCGCAAACGGCTAGCAGTGAAGGTGCTGCACGCCGAAATGAGCCGCCTGCCCGAGGTCGTCGCCCGCTTCGAGCGCGAAGCCATGGCGGCCGCGCACATCGACCACCCCAATGTGGCGACCGCGACCGATTTCGGAAAGCTGGAGGACGGCTCGTTCTTCCTCGTCCTCGAGTACGTCGAGGGCAAGAGCCTGCGCGACGCCATCGCCCTCGGGCCGCTGGCCGTCGGCCGGGTCATGCGCATCCTGCGGCAGATCGCGGCGGCGCTCCAGCGCGCGCACGCGCTCGGCATCGTGCACCGCGATCTCAAGCCCGAGAACGTGATGCTCATCGATCGCGACGGCGAGCCGGATTTCGTGAAGGTGCTGGACTTCGGCATCGCCAAGGTGCCGGTGGCCGAGCTCTCGCGCGACGAGGAGAACAAATCGGGCCCCGCGGGGCAAGCGCTGACCCAGCTCGGCATGGTGTACGGGACCCCCGAGTACATGGCGCCGGAGCAAGCGCTCGGCCAAAACGTCACCCCCAGCGCCGATATCTACGCCCTGGGCGTGATGACCTACGAGATGCTCGCCGGCGAGCGCCCGTTCGATCACGAGAGCAAGGTCACCTTGCTGGGCATGCACGTGACGGCCCCCGTCCCGCCGTTCGCGCAGAAGGCACCCGGGGTGGTGATCCCGCGCGACGTCGAGGGCGTGGTCTTTCACATGCTCGAGAAAGAGGCGGCCCAGCGCTACAAGGACGCCAAAGATCTCCTCGATGCGCTCGACGCGATCTGGAGCGCGTCCTACGGCGCCATCCCCAGCGCGAACCCGGGGAGCACGGCGGCGCATCGGGCCTCGCTGGTCAACGCGCGCGAAGCCCTCGGCTCGCACCCGGACGCGGCGCCGCCACCTCCTTATATTGCGAGCCCCCTCAACGAGGCGGTGCCGACGGGGCTCCAACGGCGCGTACTCCCGGCTGCGCTGCGCGAAAATCCGCGGGTGCTCCTGTTCGCGGGGCTCGGGGCCATGGTGCTCATCGGCGCCATTTTCTTGATCGCGATGCTCTCGGGCTCCCACGAGAAGCCGGGCGAGGCGAACGCCGCCGACGCCGCATCGAGCGAGCCCGCGGCCGCCGAGCCCGCAGGTTCGCGCGATCCGGGGCTCGACGCGCAAGTGGCCGCCGCGATGGATCTCGTCGACAAGGGCGACGCGATGATGGCCATCGAGAAGCTCACCGCGCTCGAAAAGGAGCACCCGGAGCGCGCGGACATCCACCGCGTGCTTCAAAAAGCGTACACGGCCACGCGCAACCACCGCGACGCCATGCGCGAGGCAGAGCTCTGGCTCGACGCGGACATCACGGCCATCGACGATCTCAAGTTCGACGAAGACGTCCGCAACGCCGCCGTCGGACGCGACCGGGACGTGGCCGATCATGCGTTCGCGCTGCTCGAGAAGAAGATGAAGAGCGCGGGGCCGGACATCCTCTACGACATCGCCTACGGCCCGTCCTCCCCGCAACTCCGCGCCTCCGCCGATCGCGCAAAGTCATCGCTCACGAAGCCCTCCGTGCGCGCGCTGGCGAGCGCCTCGCTCGCCGTGACCCTCGAGCTCCGCAGCGCCACCGGCTGCGATCGAAAGCGCGTCCTGCTCCCGCGCGCCGGCTCCGTGGGTGACGCGCGCACCGCGGCCCTCTTGCGCACGTACAACGGCACCTACGGGTGCGGCTTCCTCGGCGTCAAATCGTGCGCCGCCTACCCGTGCCTCGTCCGCGACGGCGCGCTCGGGCGCACCATCGCCGAGATCGAAGCCCGCGGCCAGGCGCAGCCGTAG